A stretch of Aphanothece sacrum FPU1 DNA encodes these proteins:
- a CDS encoding ImmA/IrrE family metallo-endopeptidase, whose translation MTNTITMSALYGKLSKIGLKQDYIRENGLPSWWDEELNDKSVAVLEGAGYIANNLNLDLKSLLVPEEEVRFNPPPHTKFKQHNSNNKEHPHIAQALTSRVTELISYGTEINFTPIPTDVKEIRKEIITTHTTVNLKSLLEYCWNKGIIVGCFHNFPKKAKKFAGLIQWQGDRPVIILSSQHKHSARVTFDLAHELGHLALGHLEEGVLVDEEIEVNCHDDDEECQANQFATYLLLGDCDNCLKNKKFYNNKQLITHAKKKAQENPTVEVTSIILNNAWHNDNWGFANKALNTLDHETNGQKIINEYLADRLDWDKFNDESYEYLEKVLGV comes from the coding sequence ATGACAAACACGATTACCATGTCAGCCCTCTATGGGAAACTCTCTAAAATTGGACTAAAACAAGACTACATCCGCGAAAATGGCTTACCGAGTTGGTGGGATGAAGAACTCAACGATAAATCCGTTGCTGTCTTAGAAGGAGCCGGTTATATTGCCAATAACCTCAACTTGGACTTAAAATCCTTATTAGTCCCTGAAGAAGAAGTTAGATTTAATCCTCCCCCTCATACCAAGTTTAAACAGCATAACAGTAATAATAAAGAACACCCTCATATTGCCCAAGCCTTGACGAGTCGGGTAACTGAGTTGATTTCCTACGGTACAGAAATTAATTTTACACCCATACCTACCGATGTCAAAGAAATTAGAAAAGAAATCATAACAACTCATACAACCGTAAATTTAAAATCCCTGTTAGAATATTGTTGGAATAAGGGAATTATTGTGGGGTGTTTCCATAACTTTCCCAAAAAAGCTAAGAAATTTGCTGGATTAATTCAATGGCAAGGGGATCGTCCTGTAATTATCTTGAGTTCCCAGCATAAACACTCTGCTAGAGTCACTTTTGACTTAGCCCATGAGTTAGGACATTTAGCATTAGGACACTTAGAAGAAGGGGTTTTAGTTGATGAAGAAATTGAGGTCAATTGTCATGATGATGATGAAGAATGTCAAGCTAATCAATTTGCGACTTATTTACTGTTAGGAGATTGTGATAACTGTTTGAAGAATAAAAAATTTTATAATAATAAACAGTTAATTACACACGCGAAGAAAAAAGCTCAAGAAAATCCCACTGTTGAAGTAACTTCTATTATCCTTAATAACGCTTGGCATAATGACAACTGGGGGTTTGCTAATAAAGCTTTAAATACACTAGACCATGAAACTAATGGACAAAAGATAATTAATGAGTATTTAGCTGATAGATTAGATTGGGACAAGTTTAATGATGAAAGCTATGAATATTTAGAAAAGGTGTTAGGAGTTTAA